Proteins from a genomic interval of Paenibacillus sp. RC334:
- the yyaC gene encoding spore protease YyaC, translating to MSLYNRASVSRRSSLDSNAEKTDRKGLVPFFREIHSLHEVNKLTFVCIGTDRSSGDTLGPLVGTMLMEQGFPHVIGTMTEPCDADHLVSYLERIPQDHHVIAIDACLGQQGSAGMFLVAREPLTPARSVGLALPSVGDYSVAAIVNERSPKPYWTLQMTSLHLVMTMAAHIAHAASCGFGLRADSQEFPEGYRFRY from the coding sequence GTGTCTTTGTATAATCGGGCTTCCGTATCCAGGCGCTCTTCTTTAGACAGTAATGCAGAAAAAACAGATCGCAAAGGGCTCGTACCGTTTTTTCGGGAAATTCATTCTCTTCATGAGGTGAATAAGCTGACCTTTGTTTGTATCGGCACGGATCGTTCGTCAGGCGATACACTGGGACCGCTGGTCGGCACCATGCTTATGGAACAGGGCTTTCCACATGTGATAGGCACCATGACTGAGCCGTGCGACGCGGATCATCTGGTTTCGTATTTGGAGCGTATTCCCCAGGACCATCATGTGATTGCCATAGACGCTTGTCTGGGGCAGCAAGGATCGGCGGGGATGTTTCTGGTTGCCCGTGAGCCGCTAACTCCGGCGCGTTCGGTCGGACTGGCCCTGCCGTCTGTCGGAGATTACAGCGTCGCAGCCATTGTGAATGAGCGTAGTCCCAAACCCTACTGGACATTGCAAATGACATCACTACATCTCGTCATGACGATGGCTGCACACATAGCCCATGCTGCGTCTTGCGGGTTTGGCTTAAGAGCAGATTCGCAAGAATTTCCAGAGGGATACCGTTTCAGATATTGA
- a CDS encoding DUF1128 domain-containing protein, translating into MDLSVPSHANIEHMIEGIKTKLRMASGAAMQSSAFSLEQYEDLRDVYEMVISKPNLSISEVEAIVSELGRLRNPS; encoded by the coding sequence ATGGATTTGTCTGTACCGTCTCATGCCAACATTGAACATATGATTGAAGGCATCAAAACCAAGCTTCGTATGGCGAGTGGCGCTGCTATGCAGTCCTCCGCTTTCTCTCTGGAGCAATACGAGGATCTCCGTGATGTCTATGAAATGGTGATAAGCAAGCCTAATCTGAGTATTTCAGAAGTCGAGGCCATCGTCTCCGAGCTGGGCAGATTACGTAATCCCTCCTGA
- a CDS encoding phosphatase PAP2 family protein gives MLSHEPQPSRFLPYYLRRSLYASIVLIAVLLLIAYIVRWIGTAPFLYWDERIQAAIFPDTTAAHHKPLPVAVFITSFGSFRVSLLIALGIAALCRVYLRSRAYAFAVISSFTAMWVLNTLIKEVLQRERPSLQHLVEVGGYSFPSGHAMISMGFYGMIFAIWAIERKIHECSIFLPCVLGVLLILLIGLSRVYLGVHFPTDIAGGYIAGIIWLVFTVPVIYWRARLQGSLPPSVPRP, from the coding sequence ATGCTGTCCCATGAACCTCAGCCATCCCGTTTTTTGCCATACTATTTACGTCGCAGTCTGTACGCATCCATCGTCTTGATTGCCGTTTTGCTTCTCATTGCCTACATTGTTCGATGGATCGGTACAGCTCCTTTTTTATATTGGGATGAACGCATTCAGGCTGCAATCTTTCCAGACACAACGGCGGCTCATCACAAGCCCCTGCCTGTCGCTGTATTCATTACGTCTTTCGGTTCCTTCCGTGTCTCTTTACTCATTGCCCTGGGTATTGCCGCCTTGTGCCGGGTATATCTCCGTTCGAGAGCTTATGCCTTTGCAGTAATAAGCAGCTTTACGGCCATGTGGGTGTTGAACACGCTCATTAAAGAAGTTTTGCAACGGGAGCGCCCATCCCTTCAACATTTGGTAGAAGTCGGCGGCTATAGTTTTCCCAGCGGGCACGCCATGATTTCCATGGGATTTTACGGCATGATTTTTGCCATTTGGGCGATAGAACGAAAAATTCATGAGTGCTCTATCTTCCTTCCCTGCGTTCTTGGCGTACTTTTGATTCTCCTGATCGGGCTAAGCCGTGTCTATCTGGGGGTTCACTTTCCAACCGACATAGCGGGTGGTTATATCGCAGGAATCATTTGGCTCGTGTTTACCGTTCCTGTTATCTATTGGCGAGCACGGCTGCAGGGTTCTCTGCCTCCTTCTGTTCCCCGCCCGTAA
- a CDS encoding GlsB/YeaQ/YmgE family stress response membrane protein, whose amino-acid sequence MWGIVLSIVMAIIIGLIGDALAGHEMPGGIAGSMIAGFVGAWLGVTLLGNWGPVISDFAVIPAILGTALFVFLLGLVSRLLRSAT is encoded by the coding sequence GTGTGGGGAATAGTATTAAGTATAGTAATGGCTATTATTATCGGATTGATTGGCGACGCTCTCGCTGGCCATGAAATGCCCGGCGGCATTGCAGGCTCTATGATCGCCGGATTTGTAGGAGCTTGGCTCGGTGTCACGCTGCTGGGAAACTGGGGTCCGGTCATCAGTGATTTTGCAGTCATTCCTGCCATACTCGGAACCGCATTATTTGTGTTCCTGCTCGGACTTGTGTCCAGGCTTTTAAGAAGTGCTACCTAA
- a CDS encoding YtxH domain-containing protein has translation MSNIDNQNTVGNTSSFAKGLFIGGLIGAAAALLFAPKPGRDLRSDLSDKITVVADKTKDVASVVSNKATDLAKTVSTKTEDVAKTISGSKDIILSSVARASADVADEAVKADQEIMDATAQAAKETQKQLNTTS, from the coding sequence ATGAGTAACATTGATAATCAAAATACGGTAGGTAATACTTCAAGCTTTGCAAAGGGTTTATTCATCGGAGGTTTGATTGGTGCTGCGGCAGCCCTGCTGTTCGCGCCGAAGCCGGGTCGCGATTTGCGCAGCGATTTGTCTGATAAAATTACAGTGGTTGCCGATAAAACAAAAGACGTTGCATCCGTAGTCAGCAACAAAGCAACGGATCTGGCTAAAACGGTTTCCACTAAAACAGAAGATGTAGCTAAAACCATATCTGGTAGTAAAGACATTATTTTATCCAGCGTAGCCAGAGCCTCTGCCGATGTTGCTGATGAAGCAGTCAAGGCTGATCAAGAAATTATGGATGCAACGGCCCAAGCTGCCAAGGAAACGCAAAAACAATTAAACACCACTTCCTAA